Genomic segment of Sarcophilus harrisii chromosome 4, mSarHar1.11, whole genome shotgun sequence:
CCCAGCTAACAGTCTCTTATCGGGCATGTAGAGAGCTTGGGGAGGCACAGACAGGATGGAGGTCGGGGAGGCCGGGACCTCCTTAGTGCCTGTGCCCAACGACCCCCTTCCAGTCCTGCCCACCTGAAGTCTTCTTCCTCCAGACCACAGCTCCAGCAATGACCGCAGTGAGGAGGAGGACAGCGGCAAGGACCCCCACGATGATCCAGGGCAATGAGGACTCCGGCTCTGAAATGGAAAAGGGAGCTGAGAGGCCGGGATCCCTCTCTGGCCTGAGATTCACCGACCCTTCCCTAACTCCCCCTGCTCCTTCTGGGAGGTGGGAATCCCCCAGCCCCTCCTCACGGTGCTTACCCCATTTCAGGGTGAGGGGCTCAGGCAGCCCCTCGTGCTGAACTCGGCAGGTGTATCTCCCTTCCTGGCCCGAGGGCACCCCCACAGCCGCCCACTTCTGGAAGGTCCCATCGCCGGCAGGCCTGGTCTCGATGAACTCTGTGTCCTGGTGCTGCTCCTCCCCGTCCCTCAGCCAGGCCAGAGAGATCTCCGAGGGGTAAAAGTCCTGGGCCCGGCACTGCAGGGTCACCTCCCCACTGGGCGTGCTGTGCCGGGTCACTCGGGCAGAAGGGGCATCTGGGGGCAAAGGTCAGAGGCCTTTCCAGGCTTGCCCTTTACCCCCTTGTTCTTCAGGGTCATAAGgtcagagagggaaaaggggtACACGGCGTGATCCGGGCCTGAGGTCCTCGGGGTGCCTGGGAATGGGGAGCTCGGGAATAATGGGGCAGGGGAGGTGGAAGGGGGAGGCTGGGCCTGGAGTGCCGAGCGCACTGGGGCTGCCTGGGAGGTACCTGCCCTCTGCAGactctccttccccatctccagGTACTTCTGCACCCACAGCACGCACGTTTCCTCCAGGTAGGCTTTATCTCTCTCCGCATAGCTCCTCTCCGCCTCCCACTTGCGCTTCGTGTTCACTGCCTCGTTCTGCGCAGCCGCCCACGTGAGGGTCTCCGTGTCCAGGGCGATGTAGTCCTGCCCGTCGTAGGCGAACTGAAGAAACCCGCGCTGGAAGGAGAGCTCCGGGGAAACCTCGCAGCCGTACATGCGCTGGAAGGTGTGGGCCCCTGCCCCGCCCCCAGCCCCAGAGTCAGCCCCTGCAGCCTCTGCCCCTCAGGGCTGACCCTGAGACCCGCCCGCCCGGGAGGGCCCGGAAGCAGTTCCGCCGCCTGCGGGGGGGGGGGATCCTCCCTCAGTGGGATCCGCAGGGGAGCGGGGGATGGGCCGACCCGGCTTAGTGACCCCGGGCCCGTCACTCACCGCCCTCGCTCTGGTTGTAGTAGCCGCGCAGGGTCTGCAGGTCCACTCGGGAAATCTGTGCAGTCTCCTTAATGATCTGTGTCTCCTGCTCCCAGTATCCCGGGTCCACGTCCTTCACCTTCTCCATCCACGGCGCCCGCGGCTCCTCACTCTGACTCGCGCTGTCGCTGTCGAAGCGCACGAACTGCTGATCGTCCACGTAGCCCACGGAGAGGAACCGCGGCTCCCCGAGCCCGGGCCGGGACACGGCGGTGTCGAAGTACCTCAAGGAGTGAGAGCCTGAGACGGAGGGGGGGACACGGGCCGGGCTCAGGGCAGGGACCCCGTGGGGCCGACCCCGGCTGCCCGGTGTCAGCGGCCAAGCCCGGGGTGCGCCCCCTGACCTCGTCCCGCCTGGACTGTGAACAACAAATCTGAGATGCCTCCTTACCCCCAAATCCCAGCCCATCTGCCCCCGGCACTGCTGtgcccgccccccgccccccaccgATAGTAGTAGTTCTCAGGGCTTTAGGACTTTGAGATCAGCCCAACCCCCTTCCCGACAACAATTCAGCAGGTCCTAGTGGCCCTCGGACTGGGcgatgcccccccccccacaacgAAGCTCTCTCCTCTGGTCCGAGTCCTGGGTCCCTCACGCTTCTGACCCTCGGCCCCCACTTTGTGACCTCTCCCGGCCCTTCCTCACCCTCGCCCCCAAATCCTCTGCGAAGTTCTTAAAAAAAGCCTGTCCTCCGCCCTCTCCCTTCCCTGCGGGGCTCCCAGGCAGCTGTGCCCCCTAACGCCCCAGGACTGGCGCACCCTTTCCCCGGCACCTCTTTCTCAGCGCCCCAAGTCCTCACGCCCGCCTGCCAGCAACAGCCCCCCCCGAACCCCCGCTACGGGAGGGCGGGCTCCGGCCCCGGTCCCACTCTCTCATCCGCCGGTGAATCCTGCCCCACTCACCCGCCCGGGTCTCCGCCAGGGCCGCCAGGGCCGTCAGCAAAAAGAGAGCGCGCGCCGGAGAGCCCATGGTGGGGAGGCAGCAAGAGCCCTGAGAGCGCTTCTCCTGCGGGTTACAAAGGGAGGAATCCTCCACTTCTGATTGGCTGCGCTGAGGCTCTGCCACCCAATAGGAAACGGAAGCCAGAAAACGTCATCGGGGGATGGGCAGAATAAACATGCCCAGGTCTGGAGACCAAAACTGAAACTGACGCGGGGGAAAGCCCGGCCCCGCAGCCCTCTGCGCTTTCGGTCCCTCCCGGAGCAGCCGCCCCGCCCCCCCCAGCCGCTCCCCCCCTTCCCGTGGGAGTTAGGGAGGTTCCCCCCAAAACCGCGGGCGTCCGAGCGATGAAGGAAAGAGGTGCCAggatggggggagaggagggaagaaaagagtgtCAGCACAAGGTGACTTCTGAGCCGCCTCAGACACGAAGGTGGGAATTCCTAGTCACCTTTGTGAGAAACCAAGGCCTTGGGCACAATCGGGCGGTTTCCCTTCTTTCTCGTCTCAAACGCCAGCTGGGAAACCCCTGAACTGCATATTTTGTAGAGCATGGAATTAGCCTCAGAACGAACCCGCGCCCTTTCTTTAACACACTGGAAATGGAAGACCCAGCACAACGCTAACAGGTGCTCACAGGAGTCTGGAGACAGGAAGTAGCCGACTTGAGATAAGAACCTACCTCCCCTCGTTCCTGGTCCAGTCCTCTTTCTACCTTCTGGCTCTGGAGAAAGTCCTGAAATGAAGGCCCCTCTGGGGAAGGGCTCCTTAACCTGCTTGGGCGGACAATGGAAGACTCGGGAAATGACATCTTTGTTAACATCTTCTTCCATTAGATCGTTCAGATCggtgctttttcttcttttgttcccaACGGTGAATAAAGTTTCCCCTAACGcgcccttcttctttccttcgtGCTTTCCTTCTGTGTAGCACAAGTGTCTGACGCACCGATTTTCTAGGGAAAATGTAGAAAGGGCCTTCCGTTGTTCCCCGCTGTTTGAGCGACACCTCCCCTGGGAAAGTTTAGGAAGAAGGCCCCCCGCCCTTTACTTCCACAGCTCCCAAcactctcctctctcctccatgTTCTCCTCTATCCCCAAATTGCTACAACCCGCAGGTCCCGCGGCCCCAGCCTTGGTCAGGCCGTATCCGCACTGTGATGTTCAGTCTCTGGCGCCACGTTTTAGAAAAGGCCTGGGCAAACTAGAATGTGGTCAGGAGACAGGGACAAGAATGGTGAGGGGACTGGGGGAAAGAACTGCACATTGTTACCTAGAAGAAAAGATACTGAAAGAACAAGCCCCTGGGAACTGAATGTACATTCGGGAAATGCAGATCTCACCTGAGGGTTCTATCTAGAGCCCTAATGGCGTGTCTCCAGAAGATTTACTCTCCCCTCCTTGGAGGTCCTTGGAGGACTGGATGGTCAAGATGCAGAAGAAAGTACTATTCCGTCTATGATTCAGAATCATGAGTCTTATCAGCATCCTTTCTTACAAGTGAAAATGCCAGTCATGCAAAtggaacaaggaaggaaaaagagaaataatagacaTAGATCTCAAGCATACAAATGTTTCTTACTGTAAGTTTTAATATAATGTAAAGTCTGCAGGTTTCCAAATTATAACTTTTTGCAGAAGATaggatggtatatttagagaaccccagagattctactaaaaagctattagaaataacccacaactttagcagaattgcaggatataaaataaatccacataaatcatcagtatttttaaacattactcaccaaatccagcagcaagagatacaaagagaaattccatttaaaataactgttgatagtataaaatatttgttcatcTATCTGCCAAgtgaaagtcaggaaatatatgaacaaaactacaaaacactttccattcaaataaagtcagatcagaacaattggaaaaaaatattaaatgctcttggataggtcaagggaatataataaagatgacaatactttctaaactaatctatttatttattgctataccaatcagactcccaagaaactattttaatgacctagaaaaaatagcaaaattcatctggaagaacaaaaggtcaagaatttcaagggaattaatggaaaaaagtcaaatgaagttggcctagctgtacctgagacaaaactatattataacgcagcggtcaccaaaaccatttgatattggctaagaaatagactagttgatcagtggaataggttaggttcacaggacaaaatagtcaatgactatagcaatctagtgtttgacaaaccgaAAGACAACAGCcttttgggatgagaactcactatttgacaaagactgctgggaaaatcagaaattagtatggcagaaactaggcattgacccacatttaacaccacataccaagataaagtcacaATGTGTTCATGATCtcggcataaagaatgagaatataaatgagaagaacataggatagtttacctctcagacctatggaggaagaaggattttgtgaccaaagaagaactagagatcatcattgatcaccaaatagaacattttgattatatcacgttaaaaagcatttgtacaaacaaaactaatgcagacaagattagaagggaagcagtaaactgggaaaacatttttacagttaaagcttctgctaaaggcctcatttccaaaatatagagagaattgactctaatttataagaaatcaagccattctccaactgataaatggtcaaatgatatgaacagacaattttggggtgaagaaatagaaatgatttctaatcatatgaaaagatgttccaaatcattattgaacagagaaatgcaaattaagacaactctaagataaccaCTACATACCTgctagattggctaagatgacaggaaaaaataatgatgaatattggaggggatgtgggaaatttaggacactgatgcactgttggtggagttgtgaacggatgcaaccattctggagagcaatctggaattatgccccaaaatttataaaattgtgcataccctttgatccagcagttctactactgggcttatatcccaaagagatactaaagaagggaaagggaccagtatgtgccaaaatgtttgtggcagccctctttgtagtagctagaaactggaaaatgaatgcatgccatcaattggagaatggttggataaattgtggtatatgaatgttatggaatattattgttctgtaagaaatgaccagcaggataaagacagagaggcttgcaaagacttacatgaactgatgctaaatgaaatgaacagaaccaggagatcattatacacttcagcaatGATACTCTATGAGGAtatgttctgatggaagtggatttcttcaacaaagagaagatctaattcagtttcaattgatcaatgatggacagaagcagctacacctaaagaaaaaacactgggaaatgaatgtaaactgtttgcatttttgtttttcttccctggttatttttaccttctgaatccaattcttcctatgcaacaagagaactgtatggatgtgtacacatatattatattcaaaatatactttaacatgtttaacatatatgagactgactgccatctaggggaggggatggagagagggaagggaaagggaacagaaATAAGTGCAAGGgattatgttgtaaaaaattacccatgcatatgtactgtcaataaaaagttataattaaaaaaatgagtaggtGAAAAACAactcatagaaacaataatttcatccaaaagaattacaataatgagacgaCATACATAAACTTagggaatgcagccaaagcagttcttagaagaAACTGTGTATCTCTGAAGTTtcaagaataaaatagagaaaaagggcATGATATtaaataagctagaaaaataataaattaaaaacctccacttgaatgccaaattagaaattttgaaaatcaaaggaaatattaaTCAAAAGGAAAGTAAGAcaattattgaatgaataaacaaaactaagagttggttttatgaaaacatgaaaaaaatagacaaacctttgattaatttgattagaaaaaggagaaagggcagTTATGTGGCACAGGATAGAGCActagccatgaagtcaggaggacctaaattcaaatctggcctcagacacttaccacttcctcattgtgtcaccctgggcaagtcacttaacctcaattgcctcagaaaaaaatgaaagaaaaaggaaagaagaaagctaaATTACCAAGtctgaaaatgaaaagggtaaacacTACCAGTAAAGAgcaaattaaatgaatatttaggaactattttgctcaattgtatgccaataaatctgataatctaagtgaaatgaatacttataaaaaatatatgttacccagattgacagatgaggaaataaattacttaaataattgcATATTAGAAAacgaaatccaaaaaaaaaattaataactttctCACAGAAAAACCtgcagggccagatggatttacaagtcaattctaccaaacattgaaagaacaattaattcccataacatataaactatttgacaaaataggaGAAGAAGGAGTGCTATGAAATTCCTTTAATGACATAGAAATGGTGcttatacctaaaccagaaaaggccaaaacagagaaagaatatgatagactaatttccctaatgaatattgatgtgaaaattttaaataaaatattagcaaagagattatagcaagttatcAGAATaaaatacactatgatcaagtaggatttataccaggatttatattgggctggttcaatataggGAAAACTTAACAACAgtattgatcatatcaataatcaaactaactgaaatcatatgattatctcaatagatggaggaaaaatatttgacaaaatactgcacccattcctatttaaaaacaaacaaaaaaaaacattagagagcataggaataattggagttttccttaaaatgatgaacAGTATCTAGCTAAATCCATAAacaagtattatatgtaataaagataAACTAGAAATCCTATAATATCAGCTgtaaaacaaagattttgttttcactactactgttcaatattgtactGGAAACATTACCTTGAGCACAAGGTAGTGTGCTCAATAAGCTATTGGTTCTCAATAAGAGAaccaaaataaattgaaagaaccAGACTAggtaatggaaaaacaaaactttcactCTTTGTAGATAATATCATAGTAATACTGAGAAATTCCTAgaaattcaactttaaaaaactattagaaacaattaactttagcaaagttgtaggatataaaataaactcacataaatcatcagcatttctatatgttaccaacaaagtccaacagcaagagatagaacgAGCAATCACACTTAAAATAACTAAGTAATAggaaatatttaggagtctacctgcccagacaaagtcaggaaatatgaacacaattacaaaataattttcacaaagttatatttaatcataataaaaatgacaattctaactaAATTAATCTTCTTATATAGTGCTATATTGAagtgccaagaaattactttagaggaggcagagccaagatggtagagaagagtcactttttttctgagctctccccatGTCCCCCAATTCACAGAAAATCCAACCTCTAAACTGGTTTAAGAGtcacagaactcacaaatatttggagtgtagcaaatttccagcagaagataatttggaagatctccagaaaaagtTTGTTTCAATTGGACACAGAGGGAGGCTTGTTGAGAGCAGGCAGTTGAGTGCAGGCAGCGCACCATCCCAGGTCAGTGTGTGCTCTGTTAGCCAGGGAATCTACCTGAAGAAATATACAGCAGTGTTgattactctgtcctggttgcaaggcagtagatcagcagattagctataTGACAtccaatataaatacaaaatgcaaatagtgagcccctaaaTTCACAGCACAGCTGCTGTcccctgtagaggaagcttgaacactctcccctttgccctaaatgAAGATttcaaccttttttaaaaaataaggaaaaaatttaaaaagaactctgatcgtACAtagttttatggagaaagagaacagatttcaaatcttgaggacactaaaagcagattgtctccaaatgaagctccaaagggtgatatgaatagatgcccatgttacaaggctctcttggaaaaattcaaaaagaatctgaaaagagagctagaagaaaaatggggaaaggaaatgagaactttgcaagagggtttggaaaaggaaacagaaattatctgaagaaaactccttacaaaatagatttagtgaaatggaaaaagcataactgcttagaaaatagatttgacaaaatggaaaaagaaaaaaacctctcttaaaaacagaattcatgaaatgggaaaagaaaacaaccccttaaaaacagaatttgtgaaatggaaaaaaaattcatagaaaagctcatttaaaaatttgattggccaaatacaaaaagaactaaaaaaggtaactgaagaaaataattcactaaaaattagaagtgaacaaatgaaaatgaatgactcaatctaaggattattggacttcttgaaaactataatgaaaaaaaagagcctagacattatcttttagaaaatcatcaagaaaaactgccctgatgtcatagaatcagcagataaaatagccattgaaagaattcatcaatcacctcctgaaagagaccctaaaatgaaaattccaagaaatatcatagctaaatttcacaattatcagaccaaggaaaaaatattgcaagcaaccagaaaaaaatatcaaataccaaggagtcatcattaggattactcaggacctagcagcttccaccttaaaggattgaagggcctgtaACCTTATATTCCTAAAGATAAAGGAACTTGAAATACAGCCAAGAGTAAACTATTCAGCtaaattaatcattatctttcaggaaagaagatggagattCCAtaatacaggtgaatttcattaatttttgatgaaaagacaagagctgaacaaaaaatgtgatttccaaatatagaactcagaagaagcataaaaaggtaaaaagaaaagaactcttgagaattgtatctctgttatgggtatacttggagagtgcagatataatttgaatttactgtgataatataaaaaagaaactagaggggggggaaaggattgtactgaagaaaaaaggaaatggaggcaaaataagggaaattacatcttgtgAAGAGGTAAAGAACACCTTTAATAATTGAGGGATAGAAAGAAGGGACATGAACATTgtgggaatcttactctcatcagatttggttcaaaaatattagacatatttggtttcacagagaaacttgtttcaacttatagggaagtgggaggggaaaggtatTAAAATGGGGGAGGGTTGCTTAAGGGatgtggtggtcagaagcaaaatactgggaaggaggaaaagaggaaaaggaaagagaaaagcttaacttggggtaaataagatgatgggaaatatggaattagtcattttaactgtgaatgtgaatggaatgaactgtCCCACAAAacataagcagatagcagactcgATTAAAAGccacaatcctacaatatgttgtttacaagaaacacatttaaagtaaaaTGACACACACAGAGGAAAGATAAAGGACTAGAGCAAAATtgattatacttcaggtgaagtaaaaaaaaaaaaaaagcaggggtagtctgATCTTAGAtcagacaaaagcaaaaataaatctaattaaaagagataaagaaggaaactatatcttgctaaaaaggataccatagataacgAAGTAATATCAATTCTAAAGATATATGCACCaactggtatagcatctaaattcctaaaggacaagttaaaagagctgcaagaagaaatagacaacaaaactatactagttggggatctcaatcttgctttcttagaactagataaatcaaaccacaaaataaatgagtaagaagttaaggaggtaattagaattttagaaaagttaggtatgttagatctttggagaaaattgaatggagacaaaaaaaaaagtgaacttttttctcagtggttcatggaacctgtacCAAAATTGACTATGAACTacagcataaaaacctcaaaatcaaatgcagaaaggcagaaatattaaattcattttttcagatcatgatggattaaaaattatatttagtaaaaggcgagggaaaaatagaccaaatattaattgaaactaaataattaatcctaaagaatgaatggaagaaacaacaaatcatagacacaataatttcatccaagagaatgacaataatgagaaaacataccaaaatttgtgggatgcagccaaagcagtagtgaggggaaattttatgtctttaaatGCTTACTTAAGTGGACAAAGTCTAACACTCACTCCTAACATAAACACTAgagaaatgatcagtagcatccaTTTAAAATCATGAGCAAGAAATCATATGTattggggacaaactagaaccattctcaataagatcacaggtgaaacaaggtttcccattattaccattactattcaatattgtattagaaatgttagctttctctataagagaagaaagacatgaaaggaattagagtaggtaatgaggaaatcaaattatcactttgtagataatatgatggtatacatagagaactctagagaatcaactaaaaaaacttcTAGAAACTATTCGCAACTTTAGCCAaggtgcaggatacaaaataaatccacataagtcatcagcacttttatatgttaccaacaaagtctagcagcaagagttacaaagaaaaattccatttaaaataactgtcaacagtataaaatatttgggaatctatctgcccagggaaagtcaggaactatatgaatacaactataaaacactttccacacaaataaagtcagagctaatcagttgaaaaaatatcaagtgctcatgagtagaccaagtaaatataatacaaatgacattACTATCTAAATCTGTTTCTTTAATGCCATAACAATCAaccttccaagaaattattttacagatctaagtaacaaagttcatctggcagaataaaaggtcaagaatttcaagggaattaatgaaaaaatatgccaatgaaagtggcctagttatgctagacctaaaactatatcataaagcagcaatcatcaaaaccatttggtactggctaagaaatagtagttgatcagtggaatagatttggttcacaggacaaaatagtcaatgactatagcaatttagtgtttaacaaacccaaagaacccagcctttgggataagaactcactatttgacaaaaacttctgggaaaatcgGACactagaatggcagaaactaggcatagacccatacttaataccatataccaagataaggtcgaaatggggtcatgatttagacataaagagtgctattataaacaaattagaagaacacaggatagtttacctctcaaatctgtggagaagggaggaatttatgaccaaagaagaacttgagttcattattgaatacttaatggataattttgattatattaatttaaaaagttttatacacacaaaactaattcaggcaatattagaaggaaagcaataaattgggaaaacatttttacattcaagggttctcagaaaggcctcatttctaaaatatatagagaattgactcaaatttatgggAATTCAAGTCATTCAATAGCTCATGGCTTAGGTCCCCTTCCACCATCACCACCAGCCCCTCACCTCCACTAATCAAGTCTTGGGAATGGCTTTAGGTGCACTATCCTCTCTAGATTATTCCTCAAACTGGCACTCACACTCACAGATGGAGTCCCTAGAGAAGGGCTGCTACCTCAAGTTCTAAGGGTAACCCTTTTTTCTGCACTGCTAACGTGACAGTTAATATGGGTACAATCACTTTGGGGGCAACCTATGTGCTGTGCTGGTCTAACATATGTGGTTAGAACTCTGGTAAATCTTGTTTCTACACTGGCAACAACCTTGATTTTTATCCCTTCCCTGTCCCTTCAACTTTAGAGATATTATTTCTGATCTAGTGTGATGAGGTTAAAGGGGCCATCCTTAGTTTGAGGATACTCCTTCTGGTCCCTGGTTTGGGGGCTCATTGGGGTGACCTTCTCTTATTGTCAGCCCATCCCATTCCCTTAGATACTTCTAATTGAGGCATCTTGCTTTCCCTTTGGATTCTTCCTTTAAATATGACAAATAAAGAACCAGGAACTTGTGGTACTACTATTTGGTTCATTTGATTCTTCTGTGAAGCCCTTGTAATCTCAGCAAAGGACttgtcatctataaaaatataatctatatcaatgAAGTCATAGGTCTGttctaatgaaaataataacagcaatagcatcttgcatttaattttgttaatttttttgtttagcctTATAAATTTAACTGAGTTGGGGGTAAAGGAGAAGGATTTCATCATTTCCttagtttgtcctttgttttcaaagagaaccaatgatgtCTCAGATAATGTCTTGACTGTTGGGTGAATTGTTTTTGAGTAAaacagaattgcacaaagtcatagGACTTATTttgtcttccagagtcattagAGTCCAGTGTCAAGAaaactggtgatggcccaggattcATTGCATGACGATGGTTTCTCAACTGTGTGACCAAGTTTTACGTACTGCgcagcacctgcttcagccaccttcatggtcattggaacaaattgttctca
This window contains:
- the SAHAI-01 gene encoding class I histocompatibility antigen, Gogo-OKO alpha chain-like precursor (The RefSeq protein has 2 substitutions and aligns at 99% coverage compared to this genomic sequence), whose protein sequence is MGSPARALFLLTALAALAETRAGSHSLRYFDTAVSRPGLGEPRFLSVGYVDDQQFVRFDSDSASQSEEPRAAWMEKVKDVDPGYWEQETQIIKETAQISRVDLQTLRGYYNQSEGGAHTFQRMYGCEVSPELSFQRGFLQFAYDGQDYIALDTETLTWTAAQNEAVNTKRKWEAERSYAERDKAYLEETCVLWVQKYLEMGKESLQRADAPSARVTRHSTPSGEVTLQCRAQDFYPSEISLAWLRDGEEQHQDTEFIETRPAGDGTFQKWAAVGVPSGQEGRYTCRVQHEGLPEPLTLKWEPESSLPWIIVGVLAAVLLLTAVIAGAVVWRKKTSGGKGGDYVPAAGNDSAQGSDVSLTAK